A genomic region of Bactrocera dorsalis isolate Fly_Bdor chromosome 3, ASM2337382v1, whole genome shotgun sequence contains the following coding sequences:
- the LOC125777294 gene encoding uncharacterized protein LOC125777294, translating into MFEKSVLKKTLFLLLLLLGTIFQPSHAKELDKSRSLRREVQSLTAKAREVRADTSSDEDSTEKIFDGIRFKLKSFASNVRLRTQNTIKYFATKTSMMNSTMLHRNDTDGLLRPPFKRLRTRLQKRRKSNKNQALVLNMEPANTTAIYEPIRVMDTGLAIIGTVMDSTAIFANITNSNSTMLTSTINMTNISRK; encoded by the exons ATGTTCGAGAAAAGTGTGCTTAAgaaaactttgtttttattgttattgctctTGGGTACCATATTTCAGCCGAGTCATGCTAAAGAGTTGGATAAATCGAGGTCACTTAGAAGAGAAGTACAAAGCTTGACAGCGAAAGCCAGAGAAGTTCGCGCTGACACTTCGTCAGATGAAGATT CTACCGAAAAAATATTCGACGGAATTCGTTTCAAATTAAAGAGCTTTGCTAGCAATGTACGTTTAAGGACCCAGAATACTATCAAGTATTTCGCAACAAAAACATCTATGATGAATTCCACAATGCTTCATCGAAATGACACCGATGGCTTGCTGAGACCACCATTCAAGCGTTTAAGAACGCGTTTGCAAAAGCGCCGGAAAAGTAACAAAAACCAAGCTCTTGTGCTAAATATGGAGCCAGCAAATACAACGGCTATTTACGAACCAATTAGAGTAATGGACACAGGCTTAGCAATTATTGGCACGGTTATGGATTCAACGGCAATATTTGCCAATATAACCAATTCGAATAGTACAATGCTCACAAGCACAATTAATATGACAAATATTAGCAGAAAATAA
- the LOC125777298 gene encoding uncharacterized protein LOC125777298, with product MRAFSVCLILVLFMALLVGTSGNPVGDNAVLTLETAEQPLTLFDVDAQQGHENEGDRLARGYGGYGGYRGGYGGYRGGYGGYRGGYGGYRGGFGGYGGRRGGYYG from the coding sequence ATGCGTGCCTTCAGCGTTTGCTTAATACTGGTGCTGTTCATGGCGCTGCTGGTCGGCACTAGTGGTAATCCCGTCGGCGATAATGCTGTGCTCACTTTAGAGACAGCCGAACAACCGTTAACATTGTTCGATGTCGACGCGCAGCAAGGACATGAAAACGAAGGCGATCGCTTGGCGCGAGGCTACGGTGGCTACGGTGGCTACCGTGGTGGTTATGGTGGTTATCGTGGCGGTTATGGTGGATATCGTGGTGGATATGGTGGATACCGCGGTGGATTTGGTGGCTATGGCGGTCGTCGTGGTGGTTATTATGGTTAA
- the LOC109579771 gene encoding TATA-binding protein-associated factor 2N-like — MRAFSVCLVLVLFVAMLVSTSGNPVGDNAVLTFEVADQPLTLFDVDAQQGHENEGDRLARGYGGYRGGYGGYRGGFGGYRGGYGGYRGGFGGYGGRRGGYYG, encoded by the coding sequence ATGCGCGCCTTCAGCGTTTGCTTAGTGCTAGTTTTGTTTGTGGCGATGCTGGTCAGCACCAGCGGTAATCCTGTCGGCGATAATGCTGTGCTCACTTTTGAGGTAGCCGATCAACCGTTAACTTTGTTCGATGTCGACGCGCAGCAAGGACATGAGAACGAAGGCGATCGCTTGGCGCGGGGCTACGGTGGCTACCGCGGTGGTTATGGTGGATATCGTGGCGGTTTTGGTGGATATCGTGGTGGTTATGGTGGATACCGCGGCGGATTTGGTGGATATGGCGGTCGTCGTGGTGGTTATTACGGTTAA
- the LOC105228615 gene encoding uncharacterized protein LOC105228615: MQQNQKIAVLLLCIGVLTLNHCCEAKPADERATRQTKEPHSDGATQAEVKTLSGPLLNGAAQVLTQPQGLAGFGGVVGLMPYPRYGGLAYGGSGYTGAPGMGLLGLPLSGSAPGVPAGANGALPGVNTLQLGNLAGLNYPATGNYVGNNLPPYPFNGPDMYANYMFGALPQLQNNFGPTVAGANSLDNLVNMANLQGVTGNGNQLPPPTQTPLQGQASQLQPQLSAAYPFPSGIFGQMGGYGQGFQGYPLL, translated from the coding sequence ATGCAGCAAAACCAGAAGATTGCAGTTTTACTCCTTTGTATCGGTGTTTTGACACTAAATCACTGTTGTGAGGCTAAACCAGCCGACGAGCGTGCTACGCGTCAGACCAAAGAACCGCACAGCGATGGCGCAACGCAAGCGGAGGTGAAAACTTTAAGTGGTCCGCTACTGAATGGCGCAGCACAAGTCTTGACTCAACCACAAGGATTGGCTGGTTTCGGTGGAGTTGTTGGCCTCATGCCATACCCGCGCTATGGCGGACTTGCTTATGGCGGCAGTGGTTATACCGGCGCACCGGGTATGGGTTTATTAGGTCTTCCATTAAGTGGCAGCGCGCCTGGCGTTCCAGCTGGTGCTAATGGAGCCTTGCCTGGCGTGAACACACTACAGCTGGGAAATCTTGCTGGTTTGAACTATCCAGCCACAGGCAACTATGTGGGCAACAACTTGCCACCTTACCCATTCAATGGACCCGATATGTACGCCAACTATATGTTCGGCGCTTTACCTCAACTGCAAAACAATTTCGGACCAACGGTAGCCGGCGCCAATAGCTTGGATAATCTCGTGAATATGGCCAATCTCCAAGGTGTTACTGGCAACGGCAATCAGTTGCCGCCACCAACGCAAACGCCGCTACAAGGACAAGCTTCCCAGCTGCAGCCGCAGCTAAGCGCAGCATATCCCTTCCCGTCGGGAATTTTCGGACAAATGGGTGGTTATGGACAGGGTTTCCAAGGCTATCCACTATTGTAG
- the LOC105228568 gene encoding uncharacterized protein LOC105228568 → MSYELKCTLVIFVVVFCCNYIASGAAYPWQADHEGYDASLDPVIWSRAFVKDNIRRPRQFATFPAAAGENNEVQLNNRFYEFQQRFIDSNRAASGILRDEKRRAESSAHFGARRTGALTAENDWNAIAHTEYRSRNNRKSTLNRSKTQARRKRNQIR, encoded by the coding sequence ATGTCATACGAATTAAAGTGCACGCTTgtgatatttgttgttgtgttttgctGTAATTACATCGCCTCGGGTGCGGCATATCCCTGGCAAGCCGATCATGAGGGTTATGACGCCAGCTTGGATCCGGTCATTTGGTCACGCGCCTTCGTCAAAGACAATATACGTCGACCCCGACAATTTGCGACATTTCCCGCAGCGGCCGGTGAAAATAATGAAGTCCAATTGAATAATCGCTTTTATGAATTCCAACAACGCTTCATCGACTCGAATCGTGCAGCAAGCGGTATTTTGCGCGATGAAAAGCGTCGTGCGGAAAGTTCGGCTCATTTTGGCGCACGTCGCACTGGCGCATTGACAGCGGAAAACGACTGGAACGCAATTGCGCATACAGAGTACAGATCGAGAAATAACCGCAAGTCGACTCTGAATCGTTCGAAAACGCAAGCTAGGAGAAAACGCAATCAAATACGTTAA